One region of Gemmobacter fulvus genomic DNA includes:
- a CDS encoding polysaccharide pyruvyl transferase family protein — translation MTAPEQTYDVGILGWWYGKNYGSILTYYGLNRAIETLGFRALMVHEALGYNGYRVLWPDDILSMEFARRAGYHYTSQVHFSELPALNARARTFIVGSDQLWNPVIGRVNDDLFLDFVSPENRRVAYATSFGNRGTAKFKPDFVAKHSANLQQFNAISVREGYAVDTARDIFGVVATQVVDPVFLLPTSAYDALADMASVELSGDYLAVFFLDPNPEKRDVAVALAERLGLARIVVIPNPDGGRPLAEELFADPRFEILDEDAPENFLHAYRAASYVVTDSFHGTAFATIFGKPFSSIYNTHRGVDRFKNLLNWLGFGESRRLLETDTAETLAANPNLSLTLDYTKTNARIAEGRTRSLAWLQAALTTERGTTAALPATDGAPQRPGSKPPAPFTAGNAAWQVSARGAGQDLKVAPDGAVRGNQVWCDLPPQPAPGSACRLTLDWTVRSTAPALNLHLRNPQTGAFHVIGKVAVEGRVNVVRRDTVDFIMPPGGFSQFMLGAVHFSGPGGGAWITGLALDEISPAEMQKAPAKPKPPTHAELARKLALDDHDRFVKAHAEAGRSLTSARARIMFHAHAIEKGLSRLDFRGGFGKISVPALAREMGAWLQAGRDPQDAYFRTAAAVMQAYFERHRQIDVDVSAFRALFAAPVLAQIEAAGTAEGGVLAAAADREPVPEVNADNRFLDVVYGRRSIRDFTADPVSDEDLRRAVQLAMQAPSVCNRQAGRVHVFSDPLRIQAAIDIQGGFGGYNTPPRLLLVTADLNAFLFASERNQAFVDGGLFMMGLLLGLQHVGLGGCPLNTAMNTQREAALRELLDIPESEVFISFVAAGHYDPAILTPRSRRVGVEQVMRHHDQPATDAVPAFRQDEAVK, via the coding sequence ATGACCGCGCCGGAACAGACTTATGACGTTGGAATTCTGGGCTGGTGGTATGGCAAGAATTACGGCTCCATCCTGACCTATTACGGGCTGAACCGCGCCATCGAGACGCTGGGGTTCAGGGCGCTCATGGTGCATGAGGCTCTGGGCTACAATGGCTATCGCGTGCTCTGGCCCGATGACATCCTATCGATGGAATTCGCCCGCCGCGCCGGGTATCATTACACCAGTCAGGTGCATTTCTCGGAATTGCCTGCGCTCAATGCCCGGGCGCGCACCTTCATTGTCGGCTCCGACCAGCTGTGGAACCCGGTGATCGGCCGGGTGAATGACGATCTCTTCCTTGATTTCGTCAGCCCCGAAAACCGCCGTGTCGCCTATGCCACCTCGTTCGGCAATCGCGGCACCGCGAAGTTCAAGCCCGATTTCGTGGCCAAACACAGCGCCAACCTGCAGCAGTTCAACGCCATCTCGGTGCGCGAGGGCTATGCCGTCGATACTGCGCGCGATATTTTCGGCGTGGTGGCAACCCAGGTGGTGGACCCGGTGTTCCTGCTGCCCACCAGCGCCTATGACGCACTGGCCGACATGGCGAGTGTCGAGCTGTCGGGCGATTACCTGGCGGTGTTCTTCCTCGATCCCAATCCCGAAAAGCGTGATGTCGCCGTGGCGCTGGCCGAACGGCTGGGCCTGGCGCGGATCGTGGTCATCCCCAATCCCGATGGAGGCCGGCCGCTGGCGGAAGAGCTGTTCGCGGATCCGCGCTTCGAGATCCTTGACGAGGACGCGCCCGAGAACTTCCTGCATGCCTACCGGGCGGCCAGCTATGTGGTGACCGACAGTTTCCACGGCACCGCCTTTGCCACGATCTTCGGCAAGCCCTTCTCGTCGATCTACAACACCCATCGCGGGGTGGACCGTTTCAAGAACCTGCTGAACTGGCTGGGCTTCGGCGAGAGCCGCCGCCTGCTGGAAACCGATACGGCCGAGACGCTCGCCGCCAATCCGAACCTCAGCCTGACGCTGGATTATACCAAGACGAATGCGCGCATCGCCGAGGGGCGCACGCGCTCGCTGGCCTGGCTGCAGGCCGCGCTGACGACAGAGCGGGGCACCACTGCGGCGCTGCCCGCCACCGACGGCGCCCCGCAGAGACCGGGATCCAAGCCCCCTGCCCCCTTCACCGCCGGCAATGCGGCCTGGCAGGTCTCCGCCCGGGGCGCGGGGCAGGATCTGAAGGTTGCGCCCGATGGTGCGGTGCGCGGCAATCAGGTCTGGTGCGATCTGCCGCCGCAGCCCGCGCCCGGCAGCGCCTGCCGGCTGACCCTGGACTGGACCGTGCGCAGCACCGCCCCGGCCCTGAACCTGCATCTGCGCAACCCGCAGACCGGTGCCTTCCATGTCATCGGCAAGGTGGCGGTAGAGGGCCGGGTGAATGTGGTGCGGCGCGATACGGTCGATTTCATCATGCCGCCGGGCGGGTTCAGCCAGTTCATGCTGGGGGCGGTGCATTTCTCCGGCCCGGGCGGCGGCGCCTGGATCACCGGCCTTGCGCTGGACGAGATCAGCCCGGCCGAGATGCAGAAGGCCCCGGCCAAGCCCAAACCGCCCACCCATGCCGAGCTGGCGCGGAAACTGGCGCTGGACGACCATGACCGTTTCGTCAAGGCACATGCCGAGGCCGGCCGGTCGCTCACCAGCGCGCGGGCCCGGATCATGTTCCATGCCCATGCCATCGAGAAGGGCCTGAGCCGTCTGGATTTCCGCGGCGGCTTCGGCAAGATCTCGGTTCCGGCGCTGGCACGCGAGATGGGGGCCTGGCTGCAGGCCGGGCGCGATCCGCAGGATGCCTATTTCCGCACCGCCGCCGCCGTGATGCAGGCCTATTTCGAGCGTCACCGCCAGATTGATGTCGATGTTTCGGCCTTCCGCGCGCTGTTCGCAGCACCCGTGCTGGCGCAGATCGAGGCCGCCGGGACGGCCGAGGGCGGCGTGCTCGCCGCCGCCGCCGACCGCGAGCCGGTGCCGGAGGTGAATGCCGACAACCGCTTCCTCGATGTGGTCTATGGCCGCCGCAGCATCCGCGATTTCACCGCCGATCCGGTGTCGGACGAGGATCTGCGCCGGGCCGTGCAACTGGCCATGCAGGCACCTTCGGTCTGCAACCGTCAGGCCGGGCGGGTGCATGTCTTTTCGGACCCGCTCCGCATCCAGGCCGCCATCGACATTCAGGGCGGTTTCGGCGGCTACAACACCCCGCCGCGCCTGCTGCTGGTCACTGCCGATCTGAACGCCTTCCTCTTTGCCTCGGAACGCAATCAGGCCTTTGTCGATGGCGGGCTGTTCATGATGGGGCTGCTGCTGGGGCTGCAGCATGTGGGTCTGGGCGGCTGCCCGCTCAACACCGCGATGAATACCCAGCGCGAGGCGGCGCTGCGGGAGCTGCTGGACATTCCGGAAAGCGAAGTCTTCATCTCCTTCGTGGCGGCAGGCCATTACGATCCGGCGATCCTGACGCCGCGGTCGCGCCGCGTCGGCGTGGAGCAGGTGATGCGCCACCATGACCAGCCCGCCACCGATGCCGTTCCGGCCTTCCGCCAGGACGAGGCGGTGAAGTGA
- a CDS encoding nitroreductase, producing the protein MSSAEKQLVIHIGDPKTGTSSIQRALQNDLITSRNGKVSGFISGRSSANAVTVARGFHGRDPERVRAAMKQLAPWIATAQAEFLVLSSEFFIDATPGVLKRAFLRRHPSLAADMQVMAYARPHVGRTLSAYAERVKCGYTLRSFSDWLPHFIADGSLNYSTRFQKWREAFGDGFILRPFLREELRNGDAVADFFSIVTGDPEVAVGNLPHENQTLSLRALAGLRAFNRYMNEAGIQGRQRIPLSRSIARAVTPHPLDSKPELDQDSLTLIARTCAADAQALDAAYFGRPVFAPALEQMTTRAAGKPLDLALDAYFSPAEQAEMMQHASAVLGLLGADWGRWHEYYANTRAQLNLGLPVNAKGGGQIQAHLSDLGRLFSLPV; encoded by the coding sequence ATGTCCTCTGCAGAGAAACAGCTTGTCATCCACATCGGTGATCCGAAAACCGGCACCTCGTCGATCCAGCGGGCCCTGCAGAACGACCTGATCACCAGCCGGAACGGCAAGGTTTCGGGCTTCATCAGCGGCAGGAGCAGCGCCAATGCCGTGACCGTGGCGCGCGGCTTCCACGGCCGTGATCCCGAGCGGGTCCGGGCTGCCATGAAACAGCTGGCACCCTGGATCGCCACGGCCCAGGCAGAGTTTCTGGTCCTGTCTTCGGAGTTCTTCATCGACGCGACACCCGGGGTCCTGAAGCGGGCCTTTCTGCGGCGGCACCCGAGCCTGGCCGCGGATATGCAGGTCATGGCCTACGCCCGCCCGCATGTCGGGCGCACCCTGTCTGCCTATGCCGAACGGGTTAAATGCGGCTATACGCTCAGAAGCTTTTCCGACTGGCTGCCCCATTTCATCGCAGATGGATCGCTGAACTATTCCACCCGGTTCCAGAAATGGCGCGAGGCCTTTGGCGATGGCTTTATCCTGCGACCCTTCCTGCGCGAGGAGTTGCGGAATGGCGATGCGGTCGCCGATTTCTTCAGCATCGTCACCGGAGACCCGGAGGTTGCCGTTGGCAATCTGCCACATGAAAATCAGACGCTGAGCCTGCGGGCGCTGGCGGGGTTGCGTGCCTTCAACCGTTACATGAACGAGGCCGGCATCCAGGGACGGCAGCGTATCCCGCTGTCGCGCAGCATCGCCCGGGCCGTGACGCCGCACCCGCTCGACAGCAAGCCGGAGCTCGATCAGGACAGTCTCACCCTGATCGCCCGGACTTGCGCCGCCGACGCTCAGGCACTGGACGCAGCCTATTTCGGGCGCCCGGTCTTTGCCCCGGCGCTGGAGCAGATGACCACTCGGGCGGCAGGCAAACCGCTCGATCTGGCGCTGGATGCCTATTTCAGCCCGGCAGAACAGGCAGAGATGATGCAGCATGCCAGTGCCGTTCTGGGACTGCTGGGCGCGGACTGGGGCCGTTGGCACGAATACTATGCCAACACGCGCGCACAGCTGAATCTGGGCCTGCCCGTGAACGCCAAAGGCGGAGGCCAGATCCAGGCGCATCTGAGCGATCTGGGGCGGCTGTTCAGCCTGCCTGTCTGA